From the genome of Mustela lutreola isolate mMusLut2 chromosome 16, mMusLut2.pri, whole genome shotgun sequence, one region includes:
- the SBSN gene encoding suprabasin isoform X2, with product MHLASLVSSCSLLLLLGALPGWAANDDPIEKVIEGINRGLSNAEREVGKALEGINNGITHAGREVEKVFNGLSHMGSQAGKELDKGVQGLNNGLDKGAHPGVSTGQHGGGATTTATSGASVNKPFINFPALWKSVANIIP from the exons ATGCACCTTGCCAGTTTGGTCAGCTCCTGCTCCCTCCTACTGCTATTGGGGGCCCTTCCTGGATGGGCAGCCAATGATGACCCCATTGAGAAGGTCATTGAAGGAATCAACCGAGGGCTGAGcaatgcagagagagaggtgggcaaGGCCCTGGAAGGCATCAATAATGGAATCACTCACGCTGGAAGGGAAGTGGAGAAAGTTTTTAATGGACTTAGCCACATGGGAAGCCAGGCCGGCAAGGAACTGGACAAAGGCGTCCAGGGGCTCAACAACGGCTTGGACAAG GGCGCTCATCCAGGCGTTTCCACCGGCCAGCACGGAGGGGGCGCAACCACAACAGCAACATCTGGA GCCTCGGTCAACAAGCCCTTCATCAACTTTCCAGCTCTGTGGAAG aGCGTCGCCAACATCATTCCCTAA
- the SBSN gene encoding suprabasin isoform X1, producing MHLASLVSSCSLLLLLGALPGWAANDDPIEKVIEGINRGLSNAEREVGKALEGINNGITHAGREVEKVFNGLSHMGSQAGKELDKGVQGLNNGLDKVAHGINNGVGQAGKEAEKFAHGVNHAAGQGAHPGVSTGQHGGGATTTATSGASVNKPFINFPALWKSVANIIP from the exons ATGCACCTTGCCAGTTTGGTCAGCTCCTGCTCCCTCCTACTGCTATTGGGGGCCCTTCCTGGATGGGCAGCCAATGATGACCCCATTGAGAAGGTCATTGAAGGAATCAACCGAGGGCTGAGcaatgcagagagagaggtgggcaaGGCCCTGGAAGGCATCAATAATGGAATCACTCACGCTGGAAGGGAAGTGGAGAAAGTTTTTAATGGACTTAGCCACATGGGAAGCCAGGCCGGCAAGGAACTGGACAAAGGCGTCCAGGGGCTCAACAACGGCTTGGACAAGGTAGCCCATGGGATCAACAATGGCGTCGGACAAGCaggaaaggaggcagagaagtTTGCCCATGGGGTCAACCATGCTGCTGGACAG GGCGCTCATCCAGGCGTTTCCACCGGCCAGCACGGAGGGGGCGCAACCACAACAGCAACATCTGGA GCCTCGGTCAACAAGCCCTTCATCAACTTTCCAGCTCTGTGGAAG aGCGTCGCCAACATCATTCCCTAA